From the Castor canadensis chromosome 9, mCasCan1.hap1v2, whole genome shotgun sequence genome, one window contains:
- the Fgfbp2 gene encoding LOW QUALITY PROTEIN: fibroblast growth factor-binding protein 2 (The sequence of the model RefSeq protein was modified relative to this genomic sequence to represent the inferred CDS: deleted 2 bases in 1 codon; substituted 2 bases at 2 genomic stop codons) translates to MGERFHFLTQGRESCFIHSSSLGQGMEKSSSAYCWHLGQVCLCEXRGQPCMFRAFAANPRPYWSQALQEPWQLSHVCRGGSCLRPSMYLNAGPWVHIQQVLPTSRATNQHPQPAKAEKSSSRPRAPAIQMKATQLRRASMKXLGKAKPTTQPKSILPRPGTGSKEEKTAWEH, encoded by the exons ATGGGGGAGAGATTCCATTTCCTTACTCAAGGGCGAGAGTCCTGCTTCATACACAGCAGCAGCTTAGGGCAAGGCATGGAGAAGTCTAGCTCTGCCTACTGCTGGCACCTAGGCCAGGTATGCTTGTGTGAGTAGAGGGGGCAGCCTTGTATGTTCAGGGCCTTTGCTGCCAACCCTAGA CCCTACTGGAGTCAAGCCCTGCAGGAGCCATGGCAGCTTAGCCATGTGTGCCGGGGGGGTTCTTGCCTGAGACCATCCATGTACCTGAATGCTGGGCCCTGGGTGCACATACAGCAGGTGCTTCCAACCTCAAGGGCAACCAATCAGCATCCCCAGCCAGCCAAAGCTGAGAAGTCATCTTCAAGGCCCAGGGCTCCTGCAATACAAATGAAAGCAACACAGCTGAGAAGGGCCTCCATGAAATAGCTAGGCAAAGCCAAACCCACCACCCAACCCAAGTCAATTTTACCCAGGCCAGGCACAGGTTCAAAGGAAGAGAAGACAGCCTGGGAACACTGA